From Populus alba chromosome 16, ASM523922v2, whole genome shotgun sequence:
ATAATCACTTTTAGGACTTGCTGCCTCTATTGTTGCTTTTCCCGTTGCCGCTTCATTCTagctataatattaattaactatgatACTCTCGTCCCTTCTACCATGGAAAGGGGGtataatgaaaaatttaaagaaaataaagactaatttgataattgtaatttattgaattgaagtttttaattacactgaaaaacaagaaagataaaTTTAGTGACTAAATTTGAGGTTGGTCGGACCTCCCATAAATTAAAACCTAACAATTGAAATTATCCCCTTTTTTATTGAATGCAAACAACTTCTTTAAATAATTAGCTATACTAGGTTTGCATTTTGAATGGTGGTTGCAACCTAACTAGACCAAATCTCTTAGGTTGGACTTGTTCAATTTCTTTATACGACAATATCCCTTCATTTCCTATAATACTTGCCAACTACCCTCCATTACCATACCACATATCATTTATCCAACTGTTGTTGATTGCCTTAAACCTAGgtataaaaacctttttttctcACTTGTCCAAACTCCTCTTCCTCATCAATTCCTGATCTTTCAACTTTCATGTATTAGCcataaaatctttgaaaaactCTTATGATTGACCTTGAAAAACAGATCTTGTGTGATGATTTGGTTATAGAAAGGGTGGACAACATGTAAACAATATATTGTATGCTACTtactataaagaaaaacaataaaaggcCATTCACCTGGGTGTAGCCTCACTAACCATAGGTGTCTAGCCCTCAACATGTTAGCTCTAGGTGTCAGACCCaagatctttttaatttttaattattttttatgtagattTAAATGCATtacataaaaatttgatattatatttcaattattacttaatttgtcatgtttttcaaataatagtATAGTTCTTTTTGGGaatattaaaaattgtttttgtaattattatgtctaaatgggaaaaaaatcatgaatattcaattaacataaaatttatgtttttaaatttttttatataatttatcttagttatccatttttttaatctttaatcatgtataaaatattgagactttgttttaattcctttttagattttcttttaagaCAATGATGGATTTTTGTTTGGAAAGCAATGCTTGTAATTTACAAAATGTTTCGGTATTGAATTGGTCATTGGtattaagattatatttttttattgtattattaaaaaaagaatatttagaaATACAAAGTTACTAAGTCCAGTCAGTTCCttaattcaaatttcaagtttaatatgTTAGTTTAAGTTGATtgaagatattgtttttatatttaaaaagaaaaacaattctaatgcattaaatgttaagtttataatcaaaattttattgataataaaaaaaacattagcaccACTTTCATATCTTCTTAagcttgaaattattatttttttggaccGTAGCAAAACAGAAACAATCACCTAGTTAGGCATCTAAAAGGAATTAATGTCATAGTTTTTGACCCGCACCATACAGCCTTATCCCCTCATGAGAAAATGACTCACCCTTATTgaagatattattataataggGTTTCTTCTCACGCATAAATTTTAGACGGAGAAAAATAGATGTTAATGTATGGGCAAGTCTAAAGCTTTGTTTGGTAAAGTGGTTtgcactggttttttttttttttttttttttatttcaaatcttttttgttaattttttttttaatgttttcaaatcgttttaatgtattaaaataaaaataatttttaaaaaaataaaaaatatattattttaatatatttctaaacaaaaaatactttaaaccacAATTACTATCATAATTCCAAACACACTTTATTAATTACTTGTTAGTCATGATTTCATAAGGgataaatatagattttttttaagaaaggatGGTGGATGGACAAACTAAACATTATGCCTACTACACCAATACAAttacaatttcaattaaaaaatatacggCAAAGTATACACCAAACAAATCACAACTTAAATGTCTATTCATGTTGAAGCATaattcttacaaaataaaaccaTGCAGCTAATAACATGGTCTCGCAAACATCAATGGGGATTAAACGTTGTACAAATAATACCTAAATTTAGCCCAACAATGTTTacctcttcttcttgtttttaccAGTGGTTTAGGaagtatttaaaagtataataataatttttttaaaattttttttacttaaaaatacaataaaataatttttttaattttaaaaaattatttttaatatcagtacatcaaaataatctaaaaatatcaaaatatattaatttaaaataaaaaataaaataaaaaaataattatttttttcaaaaagacttttaaaatataaaaacaatagtgTATTTTGCAGATAAATCACCGGCCTCTGTATCGATACATTTGTACACATAGCACTCGTTTTGTAGATGCATTCGTGAAAGTCTTTTATCACAATTTGAACACAACACATGAACGTGCAGAGAAAACTGATCATTTACATTGCTAATCACCAAACAATTGACTGGTAACATTTTAGACTTCATAAAACAATGATTTGATCTTTCTGGTAGTCAATTATCATCAATCTGTCACCCATTTGGACACTCCAAGCTTTCGTTCTGGCTGCCATCGATACCATCATCACTCCATGCTTCAATAGCCGGAGAAATGGCCTTCACAGTGAATGTAGCTTTTTCCAACGCCAGCTATAACCTGTCACACTCTGTGCGGCTGGGGAATCAATGAGAGGTTGAAATGAGCTTTTTCCAATTTGGTATCATAGCAGTCACCTTGGCAACGCGTccaaatcatagaaaaaaaaagtttggtgaGGTTTCAATTAGGTTAAGATCTCTTTACTCAACAACAATCACAGCTCCCATCTTGCTTTGCTAACAAAAGAAGCTTTGCCTTTTCATGAGCCTCTCACTGTCATTGTTCACGATTGCTTCAGCTTTTTTCCTTCTGGGAAAATGATGGATTTCACTGGCTGCTTGTTCTACTGAAAAAGGGAGTCTTCCGAGGAATCAGAGGTGGAGACACATGCTTTATATCTAAAAGCTCATCGTTACCGGTGGTTGCATTAAAAGGCCGGCAATTTAAGCATCGCATAAAAGAAAGACTAACGAAGTTACAAAATGTTTTTTCCAAAcacttcaataaaatttgaaaaaaggaATACAAGCTTATATTGATAAGGAATGCATGCTCAAATGGTAGATTTATGTTGCCTTCACAAGTACCCTAAAAAAATGCCATATACGCTATCATAAAGCCAGCCTATTCACAACAACAtggaacttgaaagaaaaaaaaactacagatacaagataaaataatcaAGTTCTCACCCTCCGACTGTGACTTGAGGGAGCATGAACTCAGGATTGGACGAGGACAATACCAGTCCATCGTTCTGAGGATTGTTGTTTTCAGGCATGGTCTGAATTCCATTATCACATAAAGGGTTTTTCTTGGAATTATTCTCGTTTTCTTCAACTTTTCCGACACCAGCTTTCTGGGTTTGATTCTCTGCTCCAGGTGGCTTTGCTTTGGCCTTGACAGTCTTTCCTTCCAGTCCATTGGCCATGATTTGGTGAGATTGAAGCTTAGGTTGGGACTTCCTGATAGGGGTTTTTGAAGCACCAGTATCCTTGTTACCATTTCTCTGAATTCCCTTGGTAGGGTTGCTTGATTCTTGGTTCAGACGTGGGCTGTGAGAAGCTCGTGGGCTAAAAGAAGATCCATCATCTTCCAAAGAGTTGTTCGTTGCAGTGGTGGAGCTCTTGCGCCTTCCAAGCTTCGGTGATATTGCACGAGTAGTTGGTATCTATAAGAATTAGCACACAAAACTTTATCCCGATGTTCCATAGAGaagatggagaaaaaaaaacaaggaatccAAATGAAACAGGCGGAAGAAATACACATTAAAATGCTGTTAAGCTAGATAAACTTAGAATTGAACTAGCAAGTGTGTTTTTTTGTGCAAATATATTCACATGTATATAGGATGAGCCACAGACAATTGTCTCATGTTGGCTTGAATTCGTGAAGTTCCCCAATTATCAATCGGAATTGGCAACGAGGACTTGAGACTAGCACTGGATTTCTGATATTCATGTTCAATATCACACAAGCTGTTAAGGGTAGCTCCGTTTATAGTTCATGCAATGTAGAATGAAACTACGTGAACGTTCTTCTTTGAAAAAACAGAAGACAAAGCTCCTGAGTCATAACAGATAACCATGACCATATGCTCTCTTCAACCTCCATTCCTTTGGAAACTCCTCCTCCTATTTTGAAGCAAAGACAGAGACCAATGGCTATTTACAAGCCTTGGTATGTCTTAGGCATGTACCCATCAATCACGATTGAAGTTCAGACCTTGTTTATCAAAAACTGGTTGtcccttttctgttctttttagaCAAAATCAGCAAGCATTGCAGAGACGCCCTCACTAGCTAACGTCAACACCTTACCATGCAAAATAGACTCATGAATGCAAGATCCTAAGCTAACGCATCACCTGCAGtcctaaaaaacaataattgcaATTTGCAAAGGCCAAACGAAAGCCTAAAAACTGCACAATCATTTACTGTATAAATGCATTGTCATTAAATATGTCTGGTTATAATTAGGGACTTCAAGATTCATATAAATTTTAGGCCGCATTTAGAAAACTCAATTTAACAGGTACAGACAAACAAACATGTCAACAGAACATgtggatttgaaaaaatagtgaTAATTTAAAGGCTTTTAAAGAGTTCATTTGGTGTGCTTCCAGTCTTAAAGTTGATGGAATGCTGGTAATGCAGAATGCGAACAAATGACATGACATCATCGATAGATATCTGACAGTTCAAGCATTACCTTCTTTAGTTCAGCTTTTGGAGGAGGTTCTTTGTAGAAACTTGGCATAGGTGTAGCTTTAAATGTCAAACTCTTCCTCAGTTGCTTGATCTCTGCCTCCTGGTTCTCCTGCATGCCACCAAAGAGTGAAAGGTGAAATGAAGATCCAAATTCCTTTGGATTCAGAAGAGAAAGGTCAAATTGTTAAAGAAAACGAAGAGAAAGGTCAAAAGGAGAGATGTCCTGCGCAAAAGAAAAATCCTAATACCTTTGATTTTTCCTGCAAGTTAGTTTGTTCAATTTCCTTAGCATGGATCTTCTCTTCAATCTTTGAAAAGAACTGGAGAACAAAGGCCATAATACAATCATGTTAtggattcaaataaaaatattaagaatctAAGAAAGGAActaaattccagcaacaacctCCTTCCGTTTTTCAGCACGTTCTTCCAATCTGAAGGAGAATCCAGAACCACTACTTCTCCTCCCGCTAGGAGTGGCACTTCTGATATTAATAGAGTATAATGGCATGTTAGCAAACAGAtgcttgataaaaataaataatcacaaaACCATTTGTGTTCTATAAGAGCATTACGAGGTGGTGGAATGGGTGTCATCATCTTCTTTGCTTGACAATGTGGTTGTCTcaggttttgaattttgatcagCAGCAGGCCTGCCATTAGATAATGATTATAAGAGTACTTCATCCACTaagcaaatatataaataggatTACTTTTATCCAAGGGCAGAGGGTGCAGGTGGGGACAGGGGAAGCTTCCCTGAATACATTTTGATTGCATCAACCAATACAGGGCAAACAATTTTACGCAGTGGATGGGTGATAACTTACTCAGAAGCCTGGGGTGGAGGGCGCTTAGCAGCTTCATTCAAAGAACTTGATTTCACAGACTGTTATGAGCAACAAAAGAGTTACATAAACAAAAGAcctaaaacaacacaaaaagtATTAATGGTCAAAATTTATCAGCAGAAACCCTTACCGTAGCCTGTTGACTGCAAGACTTGCCTGTTGAAGAACTCTGCCTGGTCAAAGTTTTACTACAATTGATATTTGATTCCTTTGAATTCACTCCAGTTGGAACACGCCTGTTGGCTTGATTGAGACGGGGACTTGAAGTGACTGATACATGGGGAAAAGAGACCTTCACCTTTGTTCCTTCATCTCGGGCATGCTTGGCAGCAGTTCTGAGCGGGTGTTCCTCAATGCTCTTCGTCATATTATCAGTACACACTCCTTTTGCGGGAAATGAAACACTTTGAGAAAGTATTGGCCTATGGCTACGTGAAAATGCACCTGAGCCTTTCATATTAGGCTTATCCTTGGCCAATTTGCTGTTCTTTGAACTAGTGCCTTTCCGAGGAGCAGGTTCCTAAACACAGGGAAGAAGAGAAATGTTTCTTTCATTTCGTGCCCTGAGAAAATGTTAGCCACAATGAAGAAGCTCAACCAAAGAATCATCTTTGCACTGTACCTTTAAGGCATTTGAGATTTTTCGTTGAGAAACACTTGCTATAGAAGAAGAATTAAGACCT
This genomic window contains:
- the LOC118049692 gene encoding protein WVD2-like 4, translating into MEVDNAAKANEETIAKEIPAEATVVAPEKEKTNATNSERPLNANETSESFAKAEGLNSSSIASVSQRKISNALKEPAPRKGTSSKNSKLAKDKPNMKGSGAFSRSHRPILSQSVSFPAKGVCTDNMTKSIEEHPLRTAAKHARDEGTKVKVSFPHVSVTSSPRLNQANRRVPTGVNSKESNINCSKTLTRQSSSTGKSCSQQATSVKSSSLNEAAKRPPPQASEPAADQNSKPETTTLSSKEDDDTHSTTSSATPSGRRSSGSGFSFRLEERAEKRKEFFSKIEEKIHAKEIEQTNLQEKSKENQEAEIKQLRKSLTFKATPMPSFYKEPPPKAELKKIPTTRAISPKLGRRKSSTTATNNSLEDDGSSFSPRASHSPRLNQESSNPTKGIQRNGNKDTGASKTPIRKSQPKLQSHQIMANGLEGKTVKAKAKPPGAENQTQKAGVGKVEENENNSKKNPLCDNGIQTMPENNNPQNDGLVLSSSNPEFMLPQVTVGG